The Pungitius pungitius chromosome 10, fPunPun2.1, whole genome shotgun sequence DNA window ACCCAGAAAATGCCTTCAACCGTGGGGGTCCTTCAAGAGAATGTTTCCCAGGCCGCCCCTCCAAGTATCGTCGCTCAGCCTTTAGGGGTCGTGGCCCCGGGATCTGTCCCTGGAATGCACAGCTCTGCAACGGGCACAACAGTTAGCATAGTTAATCCCCAGACCAGCACTGTTAGTAATGTGAATATGTTGAGCTCTGCCAACGTGCCTGTGAGAGGGGGGATGAGCGTGAGCGCGATCAGTAGCAGTGGTGGCGGCTATCCTCTCAATGTGATGGGCAGCAGTGGGGGCAGCGCAGGGGTAGTTGGTGCCGGCACTGCAGCCGGCGGTAACCTCATGAGCAACACCAACGTCGGCATGATCCAGCAACAGCAAAACACCAACTCCAGCATCGCTATgacaacgacgacgacgactgctgctgctgctgttggggcCTCTGGAGGGATCCAGGGGAGGGTTGGCCCTGTCACAGGTGTGGCCCCAGTCCCTGTACCCTCCGCTGCTATCCAGCCCGCCCAGGCGCCGGCCCCTGCAGTGGCTGCCGCCAGTTCTCGCTTCCGGGTGGTTAAGCTGGATTCGAGCTCTGAACCGTTTAAGAAAGGCAGATGGACATGCACAGAATTCCACGACAAGGACACTCCGGGCTCTGCTCCAAGCTCTTCTGCATCTGACACCGGGTCAGTCAGCGCGCGACCGTTTGTCTCTGAGAGCTTTGCTGCGGCCCCGGAGAGGGAAAGCACAAGTGGTAGTTCTGTGAGTAGCACTATGAGTACATTAAGTCACTATAACGAGAGCGCGTGCAGCGCAGAGGCCGGGGGACCGCCAGCAGCCCAGCATGCCCAGGATTACGCCTCCCCTCCTCCGGGCTTTCAAGGAGTCTTCCCCGGTGGCTTAAACATGGCAGTGTCCCAATCTCAAACGCACCCCGCGGATATGACCCATTCACATGTGAACACCACTGTGGCACCCTCAGCTCCCACTCACAATTATCAGCTCGGCCACCACACCCAACCCAACCAGCAGCTCACCTATGCCCAGGCAGTTGCCAATCAGTCCTCAGGCACCACACAGGGCCTCGTgggtgtgcagcagcagcagcagcagcagcagcagggctaTGTGAGCCTGCCACAGCAACCAGCTGTTACCCCCCAAGCAGCTTCATTACAGGGGAGGCCACCTGAGTACGCACATCCACACCAAGGAGTCTCCCCGGCCGCTGCTGCTTCTCAGCCTCTGTCCCACCATACTGGATCAGCTTGTCAGATGATGGGTGGCCCGCAGCAGCCCCCGTCCCTTCAGGCGTCCACTATTTCCCCTCATATTGGACCACCGGGTCTCGGCCAACAGCCCCAGAGCCACGCGGTCAATCAGgattcccagcagcagcagcagcagcagcagcagcagcagcaacaacaacagtcacTACAGACACCGATCCACAACCAAGGCGTGGGCCCCCAGCTGGCCGCAACAGTCCACCAGAGCCAAGTGTCTGCCCAGAGCGTGCCTCCCTCCAACCCTCAGAGCGCTCCCAAAGCGCACAACGCTGGGAACAGCGGCAGGATGCCCCCGCAGAGCCAGCTCTCCAGCGGGGGCTTGTCCCAGGACCACAGCAGCGTCCTGGCCCTGGTTCACGCTGCCCAGGCCAGTGCCCTCTACGCCAGTCTGCCCACCTTCACCACCACCCAGCTGCAGGACGCCCAGCGgctgctcctccagcaccaGTCGGCTCTGTTGGGGCTGCCCAAACTGTCTGGCGGGGAGGCCGGATCCGGCACAGGCCCGGGTCAAGAAGCCGAgggcgccgccgctgccgccagTGCCTTAGTTGCATCAGCTGGTCTCAGGGCTGCCgatggggaggaggacgggTAAGAAATGGTTTTCGTTACTTCTTGGTTTATATTCATTTGTTCGTTTGGTAGTCACATTTTGGCACAAAAAAATGGTTTGACACTTGGTAATCGATGTAGATCGCGGATGCTTTCCCTTTCCCTAGAGCAACTCAGCGTTGAGATTCGGTGTGAAGCTGGATGATTTCACTTGTTGCAGCTGTGAGgggttttgttattgttttcctAAATAGCCAGCAGACTGTTGCCAGGCTGCTACTGTCCTCTGTCAGTGGGACACGGCGCAGGACTCTGCTGGATGTGACGCCTCATGTACTTTTTTTCCTCAAGCGCCTGCAGTGATTCTGCATTTCACTGGGCCTGACCCGGTCAGACTGAATCCTAACCGCCTGCCTTACACTGCGCAAATTTCTGCTGGGTTCACAAGTTCGCCGGGCGCTCTCAGCATATTTGTTGTTATTCAAACAGGCAACAAGGCAGAAGTTATTGAATTAGAGATACAAGAAGTTAGCAGCTGCAATTGTGGTAGAAATGGAGCGGTTTATATTCTATAAGTGAAGCAAAACATTAGATATgtgcatcatttttttaaactcttactATTATCCTTTTCCTTCACTAGAAGcttattgatttttattaagagctttctctctctctctctctctctctctctctctctctctctctctatctcattTTCCTCCATCTCACTTAGCCCCTCCTTCTCCAGTTATAGTGTGCTACTGAATAATGCTGAGAACCAGCTGAAAGTACAGTGGAATGCCCGCCCACCCCAGCAATCATTTTTAAGAACTGATTTTGAGGTCACTGGGGAATTTTAATCACCCGGCAGCAGGAAATTGCCCACATTTCAGTCCCTCTTAAATCTTAAGCCCATTTTCCCAACGTCTGAAAATGTTCTTCTTGCCTAAGCTTTTAGGATGTTTTGCAAACCTGGGTTATAACTGAAGATGATTTGAATACTGGACTGGTCATTTCTGGGAACTGATGTAACGGGGCTGGTTTTCCTTGTATGAGCTGGTTGGATGGGTTCCGAAGGATGACCACTGCTATCACATGATGTTGAACTCTGAGGAATGTGAAATCTCTGTGGATCAGGTGGATTATTGTCGTGGATGATAAGTAGCGTTCGGGTGAAACCAaagccttcatttaaaaggaGAACGACTGTCCGAGTGAATTATGCTCCCGGTTTGTTTTCGCAGTAGTTTACCTGCAGTCATGTGATGGCGAGTGGTTGAGCGTGCCCGTCGAAGTGGAATAGAAGGCAAATGTAACTGTCTCTACTTCTCACTCGTTCCTAATCAACAAACCTCCACGGATGGAAAAGGGAAAACTGTGCCAACCCAGAGATGTCAGCGCAGCCTCGTGGGTTGATGCTACACATGCTCACCCGTGCAAACTCATAAATACCACAAACTAGCAACGTGTCGATCAAGAGGTGGTTTTCCGACTAAATTTAATGTACAGACAAACCTCACTGTTTGACTGCAGCATACATTTAGAAAAGTATACTGGTGCACAGTACTGTACGTTTAAATTAAATGCCAAGCCCGAAGGAGGCTGTTATTCTTCAGAAAATCCATTTGCTCAACATGAATAAGA harbors:
- the LOC119228619 gene encoding TSC22 domain family protein 1-like, producing MHHPDAAGDSGGVRKMAHPAAFHRRGSNTSSGSALSSPVVNNSHVPADDYQPSLLIQCQPPAGSSSPGPHHIPPHSLNLHSQPQPAQQVAAQTKKKSGFQITSVTPAQISVSTNNSIAEDTESYDDLDESHTEDLSSSEILDVSLSRANDIVGAERSSSEETLNNFHEAQTPGAVSPNQPSIPHALNQAQQHVGALVNGNVHHHHHHHAHHPNHGQAYPRTPGPGITPSALNSGALPCVTQKMPSTVGVLQENVSQAAPPSIVAQPLGVVAPGSVPGMHSSATGTTVSIVNPQTSTVSNVNMLSSANVPVRGGMSVSAISSSGGGYPLNVMGSSGGSAGVVGAGTAAGGNLMSNTNVGMIQQQQNTNSSIAMTTTTTTAAAAVGASGGIQGRVGPVTGVAPVPVPSAAIQPAQAPAPAVAAASSRFRVVKLDSSSEPFKKGRWTCTEFHDKDTPGSAPSSSASDTGSVSARPFVSESFAAAPERESTSGSSVSSTMSTLSHYNESACSAEAGGPPAAQHAQDYASPPPGFQGVFPGGLNMAVSQSQTHPADMTHSHVNTTVAPSAPTHNYQLGHHTQPNQQLTYAQAVANQSSGTTQGLVGVQQQQQQQQQGYVSLPQQPAVTPQAASLQGRPPEYAHPHQGVSPAAAASQPLSHHTGSACQMMGGPQQPPSLQASTISPHIGPPGLGQQPQSHAVNQDSQQQQQQQQQQQQQQQSLQTPIHNQGVGPQLAATVHQSQVSAQSVPPSNPQSAPKAHNAGNSGRMPPQSQLSSGGLSQDHSSVLALVHAAQASALYASLPTFTTTQLQDAQRLLLQHQSALLGLPKLSGGEAGSGTGPGQEAEGAAAAASALVASAGLRAADGEEDGSSGASVVAIDNKIEQAMDLVKSHLMYAVREEVEVLKEQIKELIDRNSQLEQENTLLKTLASPEQMAQFQAQVQSGSPPAPPTAATPGPPGGAALAQPASHSSGPSA